One Sphingomonas sp. SUN039 genomic window carries:
- a CDS encoding cell wall metabolism sensor histidine kinase WalK produces the protein MIRITVALLIVCAAAAVAALAPDLRIVAVLVGGLAAVLVSATGAPDDRSHSPQPAAAATPVSEQAVIDAIAEPVLLVVDGRVRIANAAARALLGGHVIGEDVRLAIRHPAAAERLGAGGADGATELIGLGGRDQRVEMQVATIAPGRRLVHLIDRTTSHAAERARVDFVANSSHELRTPLAAIIGFIETLDDEKAGADAEVRNRFLSVMMKEARRMQRLIDDLISLSRIEAEKYRLPEMPVALGRLVEEVAADLRDSDEAARADLTLDLAPDVPMVAGDAAQLAQVLHNLVGNALKYGKRGTPVTIALRRDGDTLIRLSVTDQGEGIAAEHLPRLTERFYRVDPGRSRAQGGTGLGLAIVKHIVERHRGRLDIASAPGVGTTVSILLPPAAHPAILPTAAPDAVTIVSPN, from the coding sequence ATGATCCGTATCACCGTCGCCCTGCTGATCGTCTGCGCTGCGGCGGCGGTAGCGGCGCTTGCGCCCGATCTTCGGATCGTGGCAGTGCTGGTCGGCGGCCTGGCGGCGGTGCTCGTTTCGGCGACGGGAGCGCCCGACGACCGGTCGCATAGCCCGCAACCCGCTGCTGCCGCGACCCCGGTCTCCGAACAGGCGGTGATCGACGCCATTGCCGAGCCGGTGCTGCTGGTCGTCGACGGGCGCGTCCGCATTGCCAATGCCGCCGCGCGCGCGCTGCTCGGCGGTCATGTCATCGGGGAGGATGTCCGGCTTGCCATCCGTCATCCGGCGGCGGCGGAGCGGCTGGGCGCGGGCGGGGCCGATGGGGCGACCGAGCTGATCGGGCTGGGCGGGCGCGACCAGCGGGTCGAGATGCAGGTGGCCACGATCGCGCCGGGGCGGCGGCTGGTCCATCTGATCGACCGTACGACCAGTCATGCCGCCGAGCGCGCGCGGGTCGATTTCGTGGCGAACTCCAGCCATGAACTGCGGACACCGCTGGCGGCGATCATCGGGTTTATCGAGACACTGGACGACGAAAAGGCCGGGGCCGATGCAGAGGTCCGCAACCGTTTCCTGTCGGTGATGATGAAGGAAGCGCGGCGGATGCAGCGTCTGATCGACGATCTCATCTCGCTGAGCCGGATCGAGGCGGAGAAATACCGCCTGCCCGAGATGCCAGTCGCGCTGGGGCGACTGGTCGAGGAAGTCGCCGCCGACCTGCGCGACAGCGACGAGGCGGCCCGGGCGGACCTGACGCTCGACCTCGCGCCGGACGTGCCGATGGTCGCGGGCGATGCGGCACAGTTGGCGCAGGTGCTTCACAATCTCGTCGGCAACGCGCTGAAATACGGGAAGCGCGGCACACCGGTGACGATTGCGCTGCGCCGCGATGGCGACACACTGATCCGCCTGTCGGTCACCGATCAGGGCGAAGGAATCGCCGCCGAGCACCTCCCCCGCCTCACCGAACGCTTTTATCGCGTCGATCCGGGGCGTAGCCGCGCGCAGGGCGGCACCGGCCTCGGCCTCGCGATCGTCAAGCATATCGTCGAACGACACCGGGGGCGGCTCGACATCGCGAGCGCGCCGGGCGTGGGTACTACGGTATCGATCCTGCTGCCACCCGCGGCCCATCCGGCGATATTGCCCACTGCCGCGCCGGACGCTGTCACAATAGTGTCACCGAACTGA